In a single window of the Syngnathus typhle isolate RoL2023-S1 ecotype Sweden linkage group LG19, RoL_Styp_1.0, whole genome shotgun sequence genome:
- the plxdc2b gene encoding plexin domain-containing protein 2 isoform X2 — MALDRKVDLLLGLVLLVQCVYDAGAQTGLPHAYVQAADDNVAVRRTHEQRWRRWLPNSPRHMDSNRASQEQERQEEPAQEEDRAERFPGLMSAEDVGNSSQIEDDADHNYYTSKTYSPADAAGKALWVNIEQMDKEKVKIHGILSNTHRQAARVNLSFDFPFYGHLLREITVATGGFIYTGDVVHRMLTATQYIAPLMANFDPSVSRNSTVIYFDNGTALVVQWDHVHLQDNYNLGSFTFQATLHDTGRIVFAYKEIPVELSQISPINHPVKVGLSDAFVVVHKIQQIPNVRRRTIYEYHRVELTKTRITNSSAVELTPLPTCLQFSTCATCTSSQVNFNCSWCHRLNRCSSGFDRHRQDWVDNSCPDETKDKLCDIIDTTYLSPFTTPLGARTTPRSKEAPPSTWQPPTSAPTEDDTKIALHLRENQVMPAAAAAADRSTGAHPLHTGLILGVLLVMLIMVAGVTVTVYIYHHPTSAASLFLMERRPSSWPAMKFRRGSGHPSYAEVEPAGHEKEGFIVSEQC; from the exons GGCTCCCTCACGCCTACGTGCAAGCGGCGGATGACAATGTGGCGGTGAGGAGGACGCACGAGCAGCGCTGGAGGAGATGGCTTCCCAACAGCCCGCGTCACATGGACAGCAACAGGGCCAGTCAGGAGCAGGAACGCCAGGAGGAGCCCGCGCAGGAGGAGGACCGGGCCGAGCGCTTCCCCGGCCTGATGTCAGCCGAGGACGTCGGCAACAGCTCGCAAATTGAG GACGACGCCGATCACAACTACTACACATCCAAAACGTACAGCCCGGCCGATGCCGCCGGCAAGGCCTTGTGGGTAAACATCGAGCAGATGGACAAGGAGAAAGTGAAGATTCACGGGATTCTGTCCAACACGCATCGACAAGCGGCG AGAGTCAACCTGTCCTTCGACTTCCCCTTTTATGGACATTTGCTGCGTGAGATCACCGTGGCGACCGGCG GGTTCATCTACACAGGCGACGTGGTGCATCGGATGCTAACAGCTACGCAGTACATAGCCCCCTTGATGGCCAACTTTGACCCCAGCGTGTCCAGAAACTCAACCGTCATCTACTTTGACAACG GTACAGCTCTGGTGGTGCAGTGGGACCACGTCCACCTGCAGGACAACTACAACCTGGGCAGCTTCACCTTCCAGGCCACGCTGCACGACACCGGGCGCATCGTCTTTGCTTACAAAGAG ATTCCCGTGGAACTGTCGCAGATCAGCCCCATTAACCACCCGGTGAAGGTGGGCCTCTCGGACGCTTTTGTGGTGGTGCACAAAATCCAGCAGATACCCA ACGTGAGGCGGCGGACCATCTACGAGTACCACCGGGTGGAGCTGACCAAGACGAGGATCACCAACTCCTCCGCCGTGGAATTGACACCATTGCCCA CGTGTCTCCAGTTCAGCACCTGCGCCACGTGCACGTCCTCCCAGGTGAACTTCAACTGCAGCTGGTGCCATCGACTCAACAG ATGCTCCAGTGGCTTTGACCGCCATCGGCAGGACTGGGTGGACAACAGCTGTCCAGATGAG ACAAAGGACAAGCTGTGTGACATCATCGACACCACCTATCTCTCCCCGTTCACCACACCGCTTGGCGCCAGGACCACACCCAGAAGCAAAGAGGCCCCGCCGTCCACCTGGCAGCCCCCGACCAGCGCCCCGACTGAAG ATGATACCAAGATTGCGCTGCACCTCCGAGAAAATCAAG TgatgccggcggcggcggcggcggcagaccGCTCGACGGGCGCGCACCCCCTGCACACGGGTTTGATCCTGGGCGTCCTGCTGGTGATGCTCATCATGGTGGCGGGCGTGACGGTCACCGTCTACATCTACCATCACCCGACATCAGCCGCCAGCCTCTTCCTGATGGAG AGACGGCCCAGCAGTTGGCCGGCCATGAAGTTCCGCCGCGGCTCGGGCCACCCGTCCTACGCCGAGGTGGAGCCGGCGGGCCACGAGAAGGAGGGCTTCATCGTGTCCGAGCAATGCTGA
- the plxdc2b gene encoding plexin domain-containing protein 2 isoform X3: MDSNRASQEQERQEEPAQEEDRAERFPGLMSAEDVGNSSQIEDDADHNYYTSKTYSPADAAGKALWVNIEQMDKEKVKIHGILSNTHRQAARVNLSFDFPFYGHLLREITVATGGFIYTGDVVHRMLTATQYIAPLMANFDPSVSRNSTVIYFDNGTALVVQWDHVHLQDNYNLGSFTFQATLHDTGRIVFAYKEVGSVSVVGGGEAREGMERRRLLLFQIPVELSQISPINHPVKVGLSDAFVVVHKIQQIPNVRRRTIYEYHRVELTKTRITNSSAVELTPLPTCLQFSTCATCTSSQVNFNCSWCHRLNRCSSGFDRHRQDWVDNSCPDETKDKLCDIIDTTYLSPFTTPLGARTTPRSKEAPPSTWQPPTSAPTEDDTKIALHLRENQVMPAAAAAADRSTGAHPLHTGLILGVLLVMLIMVAGVTVTVYIYHHPTSAASLFLMERRPSSWPAMKFRRGSGHPSYAEVEPAGHEKEGFIVSEQC, translated from the exons ATGGACAGCAACAGGGCCAGTCAGGAGCAGGAACGCCAGGAGGAGCCCGCGCAGGAGGAGGACCGGGCCGAGCGCTTCCCCGGCCTGATGTCAGCCGAGGACGTCGGCAACAGCTCGCAAATTGAG GACGACGCCGATCACAACTACTACACATCCAAAACGTACAGCCCGGCCGATGCCGCCGGCAAGGCCTTGTGGGTAAACATCGAGCAGATGGACAAGGAGAAAGTGAAGATTCACGGGATTCTGTCCAACACGCATCGACAAGCGGCG AGAGTCAACCTGTCCTTCGACTTCCCCTTTTATGGACATTTGCTGCGTGAGATCACCGTGGCGACCGGCG GGTTCATCTACACAGGCGACGTGGTGCATCGGATGCTAACAGCTACGCAGTACATAGCCCCCTTGATGGCCAACTTTGACCCCAGCGTGTCCAGAAACTCAACCGTCATCTACTTTGACAACG GTACAGCTCTGGTGGTGCAGTGGGACCACGTCCACCTGCAGGACAACTACAACCTGGGCAGCTTCACCTTCCAGGCCACGCTGCACGACACCGGGCGCATCGTCTTTGCTTACAAAGAGGTCGGTAGCGTTAGcgtcgtgggggggggggaagcacgAGAAGGGATGGAAAGGCGCCGACTCCTGTTGTTCCAGATTCCCGTGGAACTGTCGCAGATCAGCCCCATTAACCACCCGGTGAAGGTGGGCCTCTCGGACGCTTTTGTGGTGGTGCACAAAATCCAGCAGATACCCA ACGTGAGGCGGCGGACCATCTACGAGTACCACCGGGTGGAGCTGACCAAGACGAGGATCACCAACTCCTCCGCCGTGGAATTGACACCATTGCCCA CGTGTCTCCAGTTCAGCACCTGCGCCACGTGCACGTCCTCCCAGGTGAACTTCAACTGCAGCTGGTGCCATCGACTCAACAG ATGCTCCAGTGGCTTTGACCGCCATCGGCAGGACTGGGTGGACAACAGCTGTCCAGATGAG ACAAAGGACAAGCTGTGTGACATCATCGACACCACCTATCTCTCCCCGTTCACCACACCGCTTGGCGCCAGGACCACACCCAGAAGCAAAGAGGCCCCGCCGTCCACCTGGCAGCCCCCGACCAGCGCCCCGACTGAAG ATGATACCAAGATTGCGCTGCACCTCCGAGAAAATCAAG TgatgccggcggcggcggcggcggcagaccGCTCGACGGGCGCGCACCCCCTGCACACGGGTTTGATCCTGGGCGTCCTGCTGGTGATGCTCATCATGGTGGCGGGCGTGACGGTCACCGTCTACATCTACCATCACCCGACATCAGCCGCCAGCCTCTTCCTGATGGAG AGACGGCCCAGCAGTTGGCCGGCCATGAAGTTCCGCCGCGGCTCGGGCCACCCGTCCTACGCCGAGGTGGAGCCGGCGGGCCACGAGAAGGAGGGCTTCATCGTGTCCGAGCAATGCTGA
- the plxdc2b gene encoding plexin domain-containing protein 2 isoform X1: MALDRKVDLLLGLVLLVQCVYDAGAQTGLPHAYVQAADDNVAVRRTHEQRWRRWLPNSPRHMDSNRASQEQERQEEPAQEEDRAERFPGLMSAEDVGNSSQIEDDADHNYYTSKTYSPADAAGKALWVNIEQMDKEKVKIHGILSNTHRQAARVNLSFDFPFYGHLLREITVATGGFIYTGDVVHRMLTATQYIAPLMANFDPSVSRNSTVIYFDNGTALVVQWDHVHLQDNYNLGSFTFQATLHDTGRIVFAYKEVGSVSVVGGGEAREGMERRRLLLFQIPVELSQISPINHPVKVGLSDAFVVVHKIQQIPNVRRRTIYEYHRVELTKTRITNSSAVELTPLPTCLQFSTCATCTSSQVNFNCSWCHRLNRCSSGFDRHRQDWVDNSCPDETKDKLCDIIDTTYLSPFTTPLGARTTPRSKEAPPSTWQPPTSAPTEDDTKIALHLRENQVMPAAAAAADRSTGAHPLHTGLILGVLLVMLIMVAGVTVTVYIYHHPTSAASLFLMERRPSSWPAMKFRRGSGHPSYAEVEPAGHEKEGFIVSEQC, translated from the exons GGCTCCCTCACGCCTACGTGCAAGCGGCGGATGACAATGTGGCGGTGAGGAGGACGCACGAGCAGCGCTGGAGGAGATGGCTTCCCAACAGCCCGCGTCACATGGACAGCAACAGGGCCAGTCAGGAGCAGGAACGCCAGGAGGAGCCCGCGCAGGAGGAGGACCGGGCCGAGCGCTTCCCCGGCCTGATGTCAGCCGAGGACGTCGGCAACAGCTCGCAAATTGAG GACGACGCCGATCACAACTACTACACATCCAAAACGTACAGCCCGGCCGATGCCGCCGGCAAGGCCTTGTGGGTAAACATCGAGCAGATGGACAAGGAGAAAGTGAAGATTCACGGGATTCTGTCCAACACGCATCGACAAGCGGCG AGAGTCAACCTGTCCTTCGACTTCCCCTTTTATGGACATTTGCTGCGTGAGATCACCGTGGCGACCGGCG GGTTCATCTACACAGGCGACGTGGTGCATCGGATGCTAACAGCTACGCAGTACATAGCCCCCTTGATGGCCAACTTTGACCCCAGCGTGTCCAGAAACTCAACCGTCATCTACTTTGACAACG GTACAGCTCTGGTGGTGCAGTGGGACCACGTCCACCTGCAGGACAACTACAACCTGGGCAGCTTCACCTTCCAGGCCACGCTGCACGACACCGGGCGCATCGTCTTTGCTTACAAAGAGGTCGGTAGCGTTAGcgtcgtgggggggggggaagcacgAGAAGGGATGGAAAGGCGCCGACTCCTGTTGTTCCAGATTCCCGTGGAACTGTCGCAGATCAGCCCCATTAACCACCCGGTGAAGGTGGGCCTCTCGGACGCTTTTGTGGTGGTGCACAAAATCCAGCAGATACCCA ACGTGAGGCGGCGGACCATCTACGAGTACCACCGGGTGGAGCTGACCAAGACGAGGATCACCAACTCCTCCGCCGTGGAATTGACACCATTGCCCA CGTGTCTCCAGTTCAGCACCTGCGCCACGTGCACGTCCTCCCAGGTGAACTTCAACTGCAGCTGGTGCCATCGACTCAACAG ATGCTCCAGTGGCTTTGACCGCCATCGGCAGGACTGGGTGGACAACAGCTGTCCAGATGAG ACAAAGGACAAGCTGTGTGACATCATCGACACCACCTATCTCTCCCCGTTCACCACACCGCTTGGCGCCAGGACCACACCCAGAAGCAAAGAGGCCCCGCCGTCCACCTGGCAGCCCCCGACCAGCGCCCCGACTGAAG ATGATACCAAGATTGCGCTGCACCTCCGAGAAAATCAAG TgatgccggcggcggcggcggcggcagaccGCTCGACGGGCGCGCACCCCCTGCACACGGGTTTGATCCTGGGCGTCCTGCTGGTGATGCTCATCATGGTGGCGGGCGTGACGGTCACCGTCTACATCTACCATCACCCGACATCAGCCGCCAGCCTCTTCCTGATGGAG AGACGGCCCAGCAGTTGGCCGGCCATGAAGTTCCGCCGCGGCTCGGGCCACCCGTCCTACGCCGAGGTGGAGCCGGCGGGCCACGAGAAGGAGGGCTTCATCGTGTCCGAGCAATGCTGA